The DNA region CCTCGCCGCCGAAATCCACGTGGCCCGGGGTGTCGGCGATGTTGATCTTGACCCCTGCGTAGGTCACGGAGGCGTTCTTCGCCATGATCGTGATGCCCTTCTCGCGCTCGAGGTCCATGGAGTCCAGCACCCGCTCGCGGATGTCCTGGTTCGCTCGGAACGTTCCGCTTTGCCACAGCATAGCGTCCACCAGCGTGGTCTTGCCGTGGTCGACGTGTGCGATGATCGCGATGTTGCGAAGATTCACCGCCTCGCGGCAAGCGACAACGTCCATCAATTATCCTCCCTGTTCACCCGCACCCCTCGGGCAGCCTTGGGGTCCGCGCAGGTGAATACGGTTACGTCTTGTTCGTGAGCGCCCTGGAAATGGCCGGAATTTCCGGACGGTTTCCGGCACGGGAAACGGAGCTTTAACGGCGTGGGATAACGCAAGAATACTGTAGCAAGTTTGGCAGGATTGGCCTAGCGCCGGCGTGGGAGACAAGGATTCTCGCCACCACGGATGGCGGCCTGCAGGGACGCCGGTGACTCGCCTTGCGTCTGTCACGCGTATCGGAGTAGTGTCGCGGGTTACCGGGTCCGGAGTCTCGCCACCCACATTCACGAACCGGGTGAACTCACCCCACGGGAGAATAACATGCAACACTACGTCACGCGTCTGTCAGCGGTGCTGTTGGCCTGCCTGTTCGCCCTTTCCTTCATCACCGCCGCCAACGCCGCCTCCGAGCCGCCGCCCGAGATGGAGGCGTGGCTGAAGGCAGCCAAGCTCGGCCCCTATGACAAGGACGAGAATTGGGACGAGGTCGTCGCCAAGGCAAAAGCCGAAGGCGAGGTCGTGGTCTACACGGCGTCCGGTCGCATCGCCAAGCTGGTGAAGCCGTTCAACGCGATTCATCCGGAGATCAAAGTGACCGTGCACGACTTGGGGTCCGTCAAAGCAGTCGAGAAGACCATACGCGAACAGGACGCGAATATCTTCAACGCCGACATCGTGACCACCGGCAATTCGGGTCAGGT from Deltaproteobacteria bacterium includes:
- a CDS encoding GTP-binding protein, which gives rise to MDVVACREAVNLRNIAIIAHVDHGKTTLVDAMLWQSGTFRANQDIRERVLDSMDLEREKGITIMAKNASVTYAGVKINIADTPGHVDFGGE